GGTCTTGTTCAAATAAAGAATTGAAATCAAAATTGTTGTTTTGTTTGCGTTGATTTGGTTTTTTTGGTTGTTGATGTTTTAATCTTTGACCTTGTTCTAAAAGTTCAACTTCTTGTTGAGTAATGTTTCCATTTCAACCAAATGCCATATTTTTGGCTAATGCTTCTGAATAACTTAAAACGTTTATTTTTGCAGATGTTAATTCAACAGCTAAAACTACATTATTTCCTTTTTTACCGATCGCTAGTGTATGTTGACGATCAGGAACTATAACATCAAATGAATTTGCAGCTTCAGAATTTGTATTTAAAATTACATCAATTACTCTAGCGGGAGCAAGAGAGTTTATAATAAATTTTTTGATATCATCGTCATAGTTAATAATTTCTAATTTTTCACCACGTAATTTTGATTCTATTGCTTTTATTCTTTCTCCGTTTGCGCCAATAACTGAACCAACAGCATCAATTAAACTATTATTGCTTGCTCTTACAGCTATTTTTGCTCTATCTCCAATAAGTCTTGCTATTTTTGCTATTTCTATATCATTTGTTGCAAATTCAGGTATTTCATTTTTAATAAGTTTTTCTAATAAAATAGTTTCTGAACTTGAAACAATAACTTGATAAAATTTAGTATCTTCAAAAACTTCTTTAACAACAACATCAATCATTGTTCCTGTTTCAGGAAGAATTTTTTGATTTGCTTTTTTAAGTGGCATAAATGCTTCGATTTCATCTTCGAAGCTTACAACTGCGCCTTTATCAGTTTTTGAAATTAATTTTGCACGTAAAATTTGCCCTTGAAGTTGTGAATATTTGTCAAATGTTCTTTTCTTTTCATATTCTCTTGTTAATTGGTTAAAAGTTGAAAGAATTTGTGAATATACTTTTTTAGGGAATTTTTCGAAATCTACTTTTTCACTCATTAAATCTTCAATTTCTACATCTGGATTTATTTTAATAGCATCTGAATAAGCAATTTGAATGCAAGGAATAAAATCATCTTTTTGTTCTTCATTTTCGGGATCTTCAACTACCATTTTTGAATGGTTAATTAATTCAAATATTTGGTTTTCTGAATCAAAAATAAATTCTAACTCAGCATCTTGATCATAAAGCTTTTCAAAGTTTTTTGTAATAGCCTCTTGAAACATATTTTTAACTTCTTCATATGGAATATTTTTTAATTGTGATAAGTTAAAAATTTCTTCAAAAAATTTGTTTGACATAAGTCTCCTAATTTAAAAAATTACTTTTTGTATTTTATGTATGTTCTCTTTTTTTATAAATATTTTTTGAAATTGACCTTTGTTATTGATTCTTCCAAATAATTCATCGTCTTTTTCTTCTTTAAAAATAATTTGAATTACTTTTTTATCTTTATATGGTTCTTTTAATGTTATTTCAATTTTTTTATCAACATAATCATTAATTTCATTTAAAGATATTTCCAAATCAACACCTTTTGAAAATATATCTAAATAATAGTTTGATTCAGTATCAATTTCATCAATAAAATTGTTTATTTCTTTTGTAATTAAAGTTACTTCATTAAGATCATGAGTATTTAATTCTATACTCAAAAATCTTCCCTCTGGAGTATTTAGTCATTTGCATTGACTAACTTGATTAGTAAATTTATTTAAAATTTCTTCAATAATGTTCATAATTACCTCCATTGAAAAAGGCTACCCACAAGGGGTAACCTCTTGATATAGGTAACTTTATTATATCATAATAAAATGTATATTATAAAAGTATTTTATATATTTTGTGTGTCAAAAAATATATAATTATAATTAAGTAATTAATAAAAATAAAAAAGAAAAAATAAAAATCAAAAAAGCGATTTTTTTAGTATTTTTAAATTAAAAAATTGCTTTTTGTTTATAATTTTTTATATAAAAGTATAAAATAGATAAATAGAAATATTAAACAAATTAACATAAAGGAGGATTTTATGCTAGATCCAAAAGATGTAAAAAACGCCAATGCTCCGGAAGAAGAAGGAGCTCCTGCCGTTGTTGGAACATTAAAAGTTTCAAATGACTTATTAGATTTTTCAGCTTTTAGCAAAACTAAAAAAACTGAATCTAAACAAGAAGCAAAAGCAGAAGACGAAGGTAATTTAACACCACGTCAAAAAGCTATTCTTGAAAGAAAAAGAAAAGAAGAAGCAGAAAAAGCTAATGGAGGAAATGAATAATGGAAGCAAAAGAAGTTAAATTATCAGGAATCCGTAAAGCCATTGCTAAAAACTTAAAAAATGCAATGGATCGTGTTGCTTATACATCATTAGTTCAAAAAGCAGATGCTACAGCACTATGAAACCACAGATTAGCTGTTAAAGATAAAGTTTTACAAGAACAAGGTGTAAAATTAACATTCTTATCATGAATTATTAAAGCAACAACTATAGCTTTAACAGAATTCCCAATGTTTGCTGCTAAAGTTGATGAAGAAGCAGGAGTTATTAAATTCCCAGGACAAATCAACATTAGTATAGCAGTTGATACACCACATGGATTACTTGTTCCAGTTATAAAAAATGCTGATAAACTTTCAATAGTAGAAATTCAAAAAGAAATTATTCGTTTAGCAGAATTAGCAAGAACAAGAAAAATTACTATGGCTGACATGCAAGGTGCAGATTTTACAATTACAAACGTAGGAAGTGTTGGAGTTTTATTTGGAAACCCAATTATGAACTACCCAGAAATTGGAATTTTAGCAACTGGAGCTATATTTAACGAATTAGTTCGTGAAAATGGTGAAATAGTTGATAAAAAATCAATGTACTTAACAGTAGCAGCCGACCACCGTTGAGTAGACGGTGCAGATATAGGGCGTTTTAACGCACGTATTAAAGAATTAATTGAAAACCCAGAAAAATTAGGAGAGTTATAATTATGTTTAAAATGCAATTTACAGATGTTGGAGAAGGATTACACGAAGGAACAGTTGCTGAAGTTTATGTAACTGAAGGACAAGAAGTTAAAGAAGGAGATAACCTATACTCAGTAGAAACAGATAAAATGACAACAGATATCCCTTCACCAGTGACAGGAAAAATCGCAAAAATTTTAATTGAACCAGGTAAAGAATTAACAGTTGGTGATGAAATTTTTGAAATCGAAGAAGCTTAATCTTATCCAAAATAATATATAAACCAGGGTTTAATCCCTGGTTTTTTATTTTATATTTTAATTAAATACTATCAACATTAAAAATATCAAATTAAGTTTAACATTTCTTGTAATGAATAATTATTACAAAATATGGATTACATTTTAGCTAATCTTTTGAAAATTATTTCAAAAGCTTTTTCGTTTTCTGGTTCATATTTTCTTGTTCTTGCTAATTGTTTTTTAAATGTTTTTTCAGAAAACATTTCTAGTATTCTTTTATCTTTCATAAATAATCTCCATAGTTTTTTGTGTACATTAATATAATTAATATTAGTAATTTATATATTTATTATAAATTTTAACTTTCTTTAAAAATAACTTAATTATTTGCTAATATTTTAGTTTGCTATTCAAAGTAAAAAAATATATAAATAAAATAATATTAATAATTAAAATCTGCGTTTTAAAATCTAATCTTACGTTGTTATTTTATCGGTATTTTTTATATTTGAACACTATTTATTTTATTTTGTACATATTTATATTGAGTCTACATAAAGCTAGACAACTTAATTTTAAATACAATTTTATGTAATTTACGTTTGCAATTTTATTTTTTATCTGCTTATATATTTATTTAAATTTACTTTGTTTTTTATTTCATAGCTTTTTTTAAATAACCAAATCTGTAGTTATTAAAAAATAACACCAATTATTAAATGGTGTTATTTTGTATTAAATATATTTATATTAAATTAATTTGTGTTTTCAATTGTTCATTGAATTGGTTCTTTACCGTAAGCTTTTGCAGCTTCTACATAGTTGTCATATTTTTCTCTTGCTGTTGTCAATAATTCTTGTAATTTAGCATTTTGTTGTTCTTCGTCATCTAAAGGTGTTTTTATTTGATTTAGATAATTTTCTTGTGCACGTATAAATTCTTGTAATGAATTGATGTAGTTTAATTCTTTTTCTCTTTTAGCAACTTTTTCTTTTGTTATAGTTACTAAAGAATCAAGAGCTTTATAACCTGCTTTATATTTAGCAGATGTAGTTGGTTCTGTTTCAGTATCACCTGTAATTTTAGTAAAATTACTATTGAATTCGTCTTTTATTGTTTTGTATTCTTCTGTTTTACCTTCAAGTTCAGTTTTATATGTAGTTGCATCGGCTTTTGATTTTTCATATCTTGCTTTATTTGCTTTTAACATAGCTGCTTCTAAATCTTTAATTCCTTGTGTTAATTTTTCTTTTGTTATATCGGTAGTTGCATTAGTGTTAGCAGTTTCAATATCTGCATTGTATTCTGTCTTAACATCACCGTCTTCAAAAGTATCTTTATCTGCTCCTACTTCTGCTAATTTATCTAAGTATTTTGCGTATTCAGATAATAACTCTGTTAATTCTTTAACTTTAGCTGTTGCATTTTTTACTTGATCTACTGTTGCATCATCAGCGTTTACTATCGCGTCTTGTTTTGCAATTTCTGATGTATTGTGTGAAATTGCACTTGCATATTTAGAATCTGTAAATTCTGCTGCTTTAGTTGAGTTAGCTTCTTTTACTTTGTTATATTCATCTTTAAATGCTTTTAATAAAGCTGCATCAAGTTTTGGTTCTTGTGTATTAAAGTTATCAACTGTTTTATTTGCATTTGCAGCTTCTTGAATTTTTGTAAATTCTGCTAATACAACTTGTTTAATATCTTCATCTTTAATATCACTGTTGGCTTTTTCTTTTACGCCGTTTAATTTATCTAAGAATGATAATTGAGCATCCAATAATGCAAGTAAATTTTTGAAATCTGTTGTTCCTGAATCATATAATTCTACTGTACGTTTGTCAACTTCTGTTCTACCAATGATCTCTTGTTTTGTTTGTTCATTAGACTTGGCATCTGCATATTTTTGTTCGGTATTAACTTGTTTATCTGTGTATTTATTTTCATATGCTTGTTTAGCCGCTTCATATCTTGCTTCATGTGCTTTTAATTGAGCATCTTTTAATTTTATTACTGCGTCTGTAAATTTGTCTGTTGTTGCAGCGCTTGTATCTTCGATTGTATTTTCTGTAATAGCATTTTCATAATCGGTTTTAGGTTTACCGTCTTCAAAAGTATTTTTATCTGTTGTAACAGCTGCTAATGTAGTTGTATATTCGTGATGTACTTTTGCTTTTTCTAGCGCTGTTTCTAATTTAGCTTTTCCGTTATCGTATGTATCTGCAGTAACTGGATCTTCAGCTTTTACTTCATTATCAATTGTAGTAACTTCTGATTCTAATTGAGTAGCAGCATCAGAACCTGTAATTGTTTCTTTATATGCATTTACTTCTGCTAATTTTGTTTCATAAGCTTCTTTTGCTTTTGCTAAATCTAAGCTAGCAATTTCATCTTCAACCAATTTAGTTGCTGCCTTATATGATTCTACAGTTCTTGGATTTTCTAAACCATTATCTATTTCTGCTAATTTAGCTGTTAAGTTAGCTTTTGTTTTTGGATAACCATCTAAATTAATTCCATTAGCTTCAGCAACTTTTGCTTCATAAGCTTTTTTAGCTTGATTTAATTCATAATTATCTCTATCTTCTGTTGCTTTTGTAATTGCTTTATCTAATATGTCTTTAGCATTTACATAATCATCAGTTGTATTTTTATCTGCTTCTGTTTTAGCATTTCCAATTGCTGTTTCTAAAGCATCTGAAATTTCTTTATATTTAGGTTCTTTTTTAAGTTCTGTAAGTAATTCATTTGCAGTAGTTTTTAATGTTTCATAAGCTTTTTTAGCATCAATTTTTGCTTTTTCAGCTTTTGCTTTTTCTAATGCTGTAGTTAAATCAGTTACAGCTGTATTGTATAGTTCAACTGTTTTTGTTTCTTCTGCATTAACTCTATCTTCAACTGTTTTTGTTTCATCATCAAGTGTTGTTTTAACAGCTTCATAATCTGTTCCAGTTAATGTATTTGTACTGTAATCTTTTACTTCTGCTAATTTTGTTTCATATGCGGTTTTAGCTGCTTCTAAAGCATCTTGCGCTTTTTTATCTTGTTTTGCTTTTGCAAGAGCTTCTTCTAATTTTGCAACTGCGTTGTTGTAATCAGTTGGTTCAATTGTGTTATTTGCTTCTTTTTCAGAAACTGGTGTAGTTTCAGCAGTTTTTGAATCTTGTAATTCTTTTAAAATTGTTGCATATTTTGGATCTGCAAGTAAAGTTTCCATTTGTGAAACTTCAGCAAGTTTAGCATCATAAGCTTCTTTTGCTTTTCTAAGTAGTTCTGCGCGAATTCTTGCTTCTTTTGCGTCTTGATAGGCTTGTGCATATTTTAACATGTCATCTAATTCAATTTTTCCATTAATTTTTTGTAATAGTGTTACATTAACACCAGCTAATAAATCAGATGAATTTCTAATTGCTATTTCTAAACCATTTCTTAGTTTCCGTCCATCAAGATCTTCTGGAGTTTTCATTCTAATCAATAGTTCTCTTGCGAAAGCAACTTCTTCTTCGTAAAATTGAATGAATTTTGGACCATGTACATTATTTGTTTCAGGTCATAAATAGTTATATGCTGCTTCGTAATCAGAATCTTGTCCTGGTTGAGCCATTTTTTGTGCATAGAAGTTTCTTACGAATAGGTCATCAAAAATTGATTCATATCCTTGTTTATCTTCTGAGTAGTTCATTAATGCTTCTGCTGTTGCAAGTGCAAATTCATACATTGTTTTTGCATCTACTGTTTCAGGAGCTAATAATTTCTTAATTTCAACTGTTGCATTTCATAAAGCCTTTTCTGTTTCAACTAAAGCACTAACTCTTGCTGGTTTATTATCTAATGTTGTTGTAGATTCTTTATATGTAAAAATAGCTTCTTTTGCTTGTTGAATTTTTAGTTTGTAGTCATTTGCCACTTCTTGGTTTTGTAATGAAGATAATTCTGCTACTAATTCTTCTGCCTCTTTAACTTCCACTTCTTCGTATGTTTTAGCAAATGCTTCAACTAATTTATCATAACTTAATGAATAGTTTCCTGTAAGTGAATTTATTTCATCAGTTTGATTTTCATCTAGTTTATTGTAAGCCTTGTTTTCATCATAGATAAGTCTTCTTAAATTATCGAAAGTTGTTTTATACATTTCCTTATCTTCTAAAGTATCTCTTAAAACATTAACTCTTGAATTTAAATTCATAAATGTTTTTTGTGAAACACTTAATTTTACTTCATTGTTGTTTTCGGCTGTAGTACATGATGCACTAATTGCAGCTGCTGTTGCAGCTACAGCTGTAATAGCTGCTGCTGAACCAACAAATAAAAGATTTTTCTTTTGTTTTTTCATATGTCTCCTCATTTTTTATAATCGATTATAAAAATGATATTTAATAAAATATCTAAAAAAATTTTACCATAAAATTAACAAATCATGACCTAATAAAATTTAAAAACACCATATATACAATACAGTGTTTCAAAATATTAGTTTTAATGTGCAATTGTTTTTATTTTATAAACTTCATCATCGATTCAAATAATGTCACCATTATTTATTTGTTGATTACGTGAAACTGCCGGCTTTCCATTAATCATAATTTCATGATCTACAATAAAAAATTTAGCCCTTCCACCTGTTTCAATTAAACCTATTTTTTTAAGAAGTTGTGAAAGTTTAATTGTTTCTGTTGTTATTTCTATTATCATTATCAATATCCTCTTTGTGGAGTTATTAGTTGTTGGTTGTTTTTGTTTTCTTTTGAAACTATTAAAATTCTTTGCTTGTTTTCTGCAAACATTAAGTTAATTTCACCGTCAAATACGTTAATTGCTTCAGTTAAATTTTTAGTTACTAATGAAATATCTAATGATTCATCATTGTAACTAAATTCTGTAGTCTTAACTTCTGCCTTTCCTATTTCATCACGATTTGTTGATACATATAAAACAGAATTATGAATTGAAAGCCTTAATTTAGAATTAGCATCTGAATTTAAAAGTGATGCTTTTTGAATTAATTCTGTTAATTTTTTTCTATCAATTGTTAAAATTTGTTCAAATTGTCTTGGAATTGAGTTTGCTGTGTCTTTATACGCTAAATTTGCTAATTTAGTTTGAATAATGCTTCCATCAAAATTAATGTGAATTTTATTTTCACTAACAAACATACTAATGTCGCCTTTAAAATCAAAATTTAAAAGATCTTTTAAGGTTTTTGACTGAATAGAAAAATTAAAATCTACAGTATTTTCAATTGCTGTTTGTTGACGTGCTAAACGGAAACCATCAGTTGCGATTGCAACTAAAACATTATCTTTTGCAGAAATATTAACACAGTTTAAAATCACACTTGTTGCGTTTTGTGCCGCTGCAAAAGAAACATTTTTTACA
The nucleotide sequence above comes from Mycoplasma zalophi. Encoded proteins:
- a CDS encoding RNA-binding S4 domain-containing protein — its product is MIIEITTETIKLSQLLKKIGLIETGGRAKFFIVDHEIMINGKPAVSRNQQINNGDIIWIDDEVYKIKTIAH
- a CDS encoding 2-oxo acid dehydrogenase subunit E2; the encoded protein is MEAKEVKLSGIRKAIAKNLKNAMDRVAYTSLVQKADATALWNHRLAVKDKVLQEQGVKLTFLSWIIKATTIALTEFPMFAAKVDEEAGVIKFPGQINISIAVDTPHGLLVPVIKNADKLSIVEIQKEIIRLAELARTRKITMADMQGADFTITNVGSVGVLFGNPIMNYPEIGILATGAIFNELVRENGEIVDKKSMYLTVAADHRWVDGADIGRFNARIKELIENPEKLGEL
- the dnaN gene encoding DNA polymerase III subunit beta, with the protein product MKFNISIQQLDKAIDRVSKALDSNPYLPALKGVLIEATDSAVTFIVSNTQIAVKHTVLTTGADIETFNKDGCEIIESGTALVPLTLFKNIVKKIDGIVKLETENSVLKIKTNEDNFEINLLDSFEYPETEFEQYGEKIVLPFNTLKSIVKNVSFAAAQNATSVILNCVNISAKDNVLVAIATDGFRLARQQTAIENTVDFNFSIQSKTLKDLLNFDFKGDISMFVSENKIHINFDGSIIQTKLANLAYKDTANSIPRQFEQILTIDRKKLTELIQKASLLNSDANSKLRLSIHNSVLYVSTNRDEIGKAEVKTTEFSYNDESLDISLVTKNLTEAINVFDGEINLMFAENKQRILIVSKENKNNQQLITPQRGYW
- the nusA gene encoding transcription termination factor NusA, with the translated sequence MSNKFFEEIFNLSQLKNIPYEEVKNMFQEAITKNFEKLYDQDAELEFIFDSENQIFELINHSKMVVEDPENEEQKDDFIPCIQIAYSDAIKINPDVEIEDLMSEKVDFEKFPKKVYSQILSTFNQLTREYEKKRTFDKYSQLQGQILRAKLISKTDKGAVVSFEDEIEAFMPLKKANQKILPETGTMIDVVVKEVFEDTKFYQVIVSSSETILLEKLIKNEIPEFATNDIEIAKIARLIGDRAKIAVRASNNSLIDAVGSVIGANGERIKAIESKLRGEKLEIINYDDDIKKFIINSLAPARVIDVILNTNSEAANSFDVIVPDRQHTLAIGKKGNNVVLAVELTSAKINVLSYSEALAKNMAFGWNGNITQQEVELLEQGQRLKHQQPKKPNQRKQNNNFDFNSLFEQDLQKFKSEFEIEDAKLFESRVFDSQNSNSTFNIDKELEEAIKQTKFMDEEAIDVLDDNVDADEPYSKSYKEDYEQIAKTKLSDFHEDKDLIKGIEDLDLDDIKWDEE